The following DNA comes from Anopheles arabiensis isolate DONGOLA chromosome 3, AaraD3, whole genome shotgun sequence.
CCATGTCCGTTCCACTGTGCACTTTTTCTAGCATCATGCATGAGCCACTTTACACACATTGGGGAAtgctgtatttgtttgtttaatgcatttgatttaatttttcgtTAACTAAtaatttattcctttttttctgtttgtgttgCTGCCACTAAACGCGCGCTTTTGCTCTGAACACTGCGATTCGCGTTCCTTCCATTACGTTATTGTTTGCCCCCTTTCGTGTTCGCGCACGTTCAAACCAATCCGATGACATGCTGTGCAGGCGGATGCCCCGACCGGTACGGATGCAGGAAAATTTGTGACGGCCACCGCTGTCACGACGCGTACCGCCACCACCCACGAGGATCTAGGCACGAACGCGAAAACGCAACAGCTAGAGGAGAAAACGgtggccaccaccaccacccagcaCGGTGAGCGGCAGGAGCAGCGTGTCATTACGCAGGAAGTCAAAACCACGGCCACGGTGACGAGTGGCGATCAGGTATGGTCGCTTTTCTAACAGAGCTCGTTTTAATTTCGCCCCCCATACACCCATGCGATATGACTTTTATTTACTTAtccttcttttttatattttacatcattttctttcccttgcgttttcgttgttgttatgCTTCTAAATATGTGTTGTTATTGCATGAATGCCCTGTTTGCATCCCCCCCAACTACTACTTGCACGATGTCTGTTCATCATGAACCTCACTCTCGACACGTTACTGGGCGAATGTGTTGTACGCATCAATGCAGTACGCACGCCGTGACAGTGTCTCATCGTCGAGTTCCGGCGACTCCGGAACACCGATCGATGGCCCCTACGGAGACGAATCGCTGTCGGAAGTGATCTACAACAAGTCCTACACGGTTTGTACAAGCCATATACATTGCATGAATGGGTAGATTAGATTCGGAACACGTGTACATATACTTGAAGAGCTTGTGATGCTTCAATTGAAAAGAAACGGGTCTCTAATTATACGTATGAACATTGTTCCGACCTGTTTTTAGGGAGCGGATAACGTTGTCGGTGCCTCACAAATCCCGGAAGGACCGAACGTGGAGCATCGGCGCGTGGTGCTAGATGATCTTGCCGAAGGTGGCACCACTACCCACGGTGAAATCGTATCGTCCCAGACGGTATCCAGCAAAACGCGAACCGTTGAAACAATCACCGTAAGTATTGCTGTGTAGTGTACATTGTACTTTCAGTCGCTAAACTAACGTTCGTTTATCTTGTTTTTAGTACAAAACGGAACGGGACGGTGTGGTGGAGACACGCGTCGAGCAAAAGATTACCATCCAGTCTGATGGCGACCCGATCGATCATGACAAAGCCCTTGCTGAAGCAATTCAGGTACGGTATGAAGAAGGTGTCGCTTACGTAAATGCTTAATCGGACAAGATGTTCTAAGAATTTGAATAGAACTAGTAGAAACTTCAGAGAAACATTTGTTGCGCATTGTACTCTATCTATATCCTTACTTGCCTTTGTTGTGCAAttaattgtatgtttttgttattggaTCAGATTTATACTCATCGGAATGCTCGTAAACGTGAGACGTTATCCATATTAGAGCTCATTCATGATTTAGTACACAGTTTGTATTGGAGCACCGCCTTGGAAGCATACCGTGAATCTGCCAAACGATGATTTAGTTGGtttattgctaaaatttgTTGATTGAACAGAACCTCTCAACCCAGAATATCGGATTCACTGGGGATTCAAGGTGGAGAGAATCGTAAAGCATTAGAAGGATCTATAAATGTTAGCATACGATTGGGGAAATGCTCCATCTAGATGTCAAGCTGTGTACTAATGTTTTTGGCACGCTTATAACAGGGACATCGTCATGTTTTTAAACCCAAAAGATCTCCTGTTCTAAAACCATTACTTTCAATCAAATTTGAAGCATCAATGTTGCTATGCCACTGCTTTgtacttttcctttttttgtcccttttccaacattttatcatttttattgcgcttaaatttaaaaaaaaaaatgctcaccCTGCATAAACACTCCCCTTCTGTCCATTACCCTTAAGGCACCATAATATAGCTTCAAACAGCGTGTTCACTATGTTATCTTGTTTATCTATCGTTGCAAACCTCTACCGACCCCAACCTCCCAACATCCTCGAACAATTTACGTCCCGCCGGCTGCAGGTTGCTTCACTTAAAATCAATATCAACCCTTTCGATCGCCGGGAAGCAGCCCGCAGATATCTGCTGCACACGAGCCAATCGCCCCTGGCCGCGTTGCGCTCGACGAAGCCACAACTTCCCGGCCCAAGCTCCCCGCAAGGTTGCCCGGAAGGGGGAAAATGAGGCAAGACGGtgtggaaaaaagaaacagggcTAAAGGGGTCGGGTTGTCAGCTACCCTAACGAACGAACTGAACACTACTGCAAGGCAACATTTTGAGAGTAGCATTGAGGTTGAGTAGCCATTTTAAATACTGTTTTCTTTCGCGTAATTGTTGTGCGTATGTGGCTGCCTAATGAACGGACTTTTTACAGTTTTCCGTTATCGCTCAagtgtttcacttttttgctagtgtgaaagagagaaaaaccaAGTCATCCTTCAACATGCGTACTGCTCATGCGACTGAATTGAAAATTTGCTATCAAAAAATGCCGTTTGATTTTCTTGAAGAGCTTCTTACCCTGAGACGCATGGAGCTCTTCAATTCTCATTCCCATTGGAAGATCATCCCAattcgattttgtttttgtcacaCACATTATCATGTTTGTTCATTGGCTTGTTTCCCCCCAAACGCGAAAGGTTGTCTGTACGACCTTTCGCTTCAGTGTTTGTTGCGAAAGCTACAATTCTTTCGcagcaaaagagaagagaaagaaaaaagattcATTTTAACACGCAATGCGAGCCTCAAAGCATATGCTAACATATCACCGATTGGAAAGAGTTTTGTTTGATCGCGTAACTAATAGTCACTTCTTATTAAAACTGATCCTCACACCCGCCCAAATACACACatcgtagtgtgtgtgtgtagcagcTTTTTTATGCACTGTGTTCTTTTTATGCTAATTTCACTAATTATTATTCATGACAAAATGTATTAATTGTCTTTCTCGCATTTCCCATTTTACAGGAAGCAACCGCCATGAATCCAGATATGACAGTGGAGAAGATTGAAATTCAACAGCAAACGcaataagcagcagcagcagcggatcaTCACAATCACGTCTCTCAACGCCCCCTTTATATCTTTatgctgacacacacacacatgagcgCGGGAGTGTTCTCCGCAACCCTCCCACGTGTGTGCATCCCATATGTGCATCACTGTAGCTCTTAGGCAAAACCGATTCGATTCGAgtgaaaacgaacgaaagtcgaCAAATCGCGATTCAAACGGATGTGTTAACACAGATAtatggtatgtgtgtgtgtgccattaGCTCTCGAAAAGCGGCCACGCGAGCTGAAGAAAGCgtgaaaagtgtgtttgtgtgtgtttgcctccTACACGTTCTGGAGTGATTGCTTAATCGTGTGTCGCCGCAAAGCTTGTTGCAAATCAGTGTGCTCTTGGAGGTTAACACTGCTGCGAGATGCAGTTTGAAGATAAcatgaaataaataagaaaacataaaGTGCAAATCCCCCctataaagagagagagaaaaagcgtCCTCCTCCTTTGTCATTCGAGGATCACGATGAGAAAGAGGGAGGAAACGTGGCATACACACAGAGGTCGACGACGAAATATAAGAAACGAAAACTAttcatatatttatttattgcttaaagtgcGATGCAACATGTGCGCATGCAAGAAAGGGAGAAGCAGCCGGTGGATTCGCTGAATATTTagagtttaaaaaatatatatggcAAGTCGAGAAGAAAGGAACACGACAAGagcgcaagcaagcaaacaatcaaattctcgctttaaaacaaaatcaccaaTGCTGCTTTTTGGAAgggcaaaagaaaaggaaaagataTGGAAAACCcttatatatacacacacagacacacattgcATACACCAGGCATCACCCCCAGGCACCAAGATACATATATTGATTAGATGGAAGATGGATCTTTGATGTTAAGATGTGTATTACAATTTTTTCAGGGCATACAAAGTATATGagataatttgcatttttgagTGGGGAGCAATTTGTGGGAGAGAGCGAAATAGGAAGCGATAAAGTACTAAACCCCCTCTCCGCCAAAACGGGCGATTATTTACAGTTGTTGACCGAGCATGTCTTCGAtacaagtaaaacaaacaaaagtaacAAAGTAAGTGGAACAACCATTAAGTGTGTGCAGAAGCATTAGCAATGCAGCAAGCGAATATTAAGCTCGCCAAAAGAATACAGCCGCTTTAGTTGTGGAGGGCGTCGCACGACGTAACGTATTTTACTGTGGGAAGCACTATTTGTACTattgaatttaaatgtaaGAAAGCTATCATCGATGTGCGCGTGTGCACATCACGGACGAGAGAGGCGTGTTGTGCTTCGTTTAGTGTGTCGCGCTTATACTTTTGTTGTTAAAACACCAACTAAACCGTCTCTCCCTTTTTTCATTGCCCTGTTTCTAGTTTTGCAGATAAAAGctaaaacacactttttggaGAAATTTTTAATCCCGCCCTCCCAAGCAGCCTCTTCTAGGACCCCGTCAAAAACCAAGAGAGACCCCCGCGTGTGTTAGAAGGAAAGAGGAGCAAAAATATGTCAAACCAAAATACCATCAGTGTTCAGTGGAGTGTAAAACAATGAGAGAAAGATGGTGTGCAATAGCAACAGTGAAAAGCCGCCAGCGCGCTCGTTCCGCATGTGCTTTCCGCACCAAAACAAGcgaaaacaatatttcaattgtacaaaaaatagcaaaacttTGGAAAACATTTGGCGACAAACCgtaaaaacaaatagaaaacaatGAAGGTATGAAGGtagaaacacatacacaacaaaagaaaagattgCCTTATTTTAGTTACTCTCTTTAGGCAAAGACGACTCTAGCAGAACAAGCGAATCATGACCCTGCTGCAGTATCTATACCCCtccttaacacacacacatacatatatacactCTAAAACATCTTGTTATCACTACGTGGGGAGAATGATCATGCTAACGAAGCTTTCATGTATGTTCTTCGTTGCTTCCCTTTCCTTGTTTCGTGCTCCAATTCGTACTCGTATTGAATTGGTTATACCACTTGCTTTATTCTACTTTAGCtactattattttttatgttttgtaaaGATTTTAGTTAATTTTTTGGTTGCATGAACATTCCATACTTTcttggaaaaaaacaaactataaGCTTCTCCTCCTAAACTTCTGTGTACCTACCATCGCctgatttattgttttgttttgattttttccccTAATTTATTTCACTACCCTTATCTTTAGTTGATCCCCAACCCTTTTCTATGTGGGATCTGATCGGTAGCCGATCgataacctttttttctctctcgttttAGCCAAGCTAAGCTAAGGAATGTTTATGTGTTTCTTTTACGTTTAATACGCTCGCCGTTCAGCAATAATCCCTTTTATAGAAAGAGTTAACATAATTGCAAATTGtgcatatatacatatacatgtgagaagaaaagaaagagaaaaaatcatCCGCAACCGTAACCTCATACACCAGAAGGCACCAGAAGGGCAATCAGAGGTTTCAGTAGGGGACGAAGGAAGATATATGAAACTACAAGAGGGGTGGGGGAGGAGGGTAACCACCCTTGACCATCCCCTCAGTACATACACATAtgattgctgtttgttttagtttttatttttaatttaattttgtctTACAAAATGCGAAAGTttcgtgttcttttttttatcttatcGAAATATACTTTAAAAATTGTTAAGTATGattaatgtaataattatttaagttcttttatttcatttccgaATTTTAGTTCTATGTATACTTTTAGTTCAACGGCACACATCCCCATGATCAAGTGAACTCACTCCTTTTCCTTCTACATCTTATCTAAAATTCGCAGTCTTTTAAAACGTTTTAACAATCGCCACGTGGTCCACTCGAACGATCTCCTTTACTACGATCGGTGATCCTCTGCTGCTGTGCTTGGAGGGGTTGGGAAAGGAGCAGGCAGACAGCATAAgcgtctttttttattaaaccatGAGATAATCCGCCGACGAGTAAGGGAAAAGAGGCTGTGCAAAACTCTAGCTAGCTGCAGTTGTTCTagaccacaaacacacgagaGCAGAGCAAAGGTAAATCCAATATCACCCAGACTATTTAATCGGACAAAGATGAATTACTAATCAAGATAGGTAGCTCCAATACGAAAAATCGAAACATTGTAAGAAACAAACTCTCTTCTACTGTGAAAAAACCGTTGTATTTCGAATGCTTACACCAAAAAGCGTCTTGTTACTCTCACTTGTTCTCCTTCTCTTATAGCAAACATATggaaatcgaaacaaaaaaagaacatactCTCCTACTGAAATGGATTAGAACGCTGCAGAAAATAGTGAAACAACACATAAAGTGATCGTATTTTTTGGTAATTTCAGTGTATAAGAGGCAAAGTAAAGCTAGCTTGTGATGTGTGTGATGGTATGACACGACCAGAAGAAGATTCGCTTTTGAGCAGGGCagcagaacagaacagaaattcgcgcaaacaaaacaaatggttGGAAATGGAAGGGACGAAACAGCTTGTAAACTGGTGTGATCATCGATAGTTAAGGTGCTTTAAGGAGAATCGTGTGTGGACGTAATGCTTGAATGTTGTGAAGAGCGTTGAAGAGCGCTAGCGAGATGAGCTGCTGGAAACTGAGTTGAGCCAAAAATGCTGCAGAAATCTAAAGAAACCTTCCTCTCGTAACCATACTACATTAAGCATCCAGGGAGGGAGAGAGGCGCATCCCTGTGCCGATGGCCGTATATTGGCTTGGAAGTGGAGGGGGCGATCGTTGGTAATTGGAAAGCCTGACACATTattattacaaaataaaaccatgcAACGTGATTAAGATATAGCTTATGTGTAACGAAAAGCGAAACATAGCGATTgatgtgtttacatttactgCAACTTTCATTTGTCTGGCGCGCGAGCGCACGAACGGCTTCTTCATCATCAATCGGGACCGGTAATAACTGGAGCAAACCGTACACATAACCCTCTCTTTGTAGATGTGCGCTTAGCTTCCTGTTCCTTCTCCCCCATCGCAACCGCTCGGTCACCCTGCACAAACAATTTGCGCAGTTTTAGCTAGAATGCGCTCTCTATGTGGGTCATCTTGCCCCCGGGGACGGGAGTGCGCCCCGTATAATTATTATGACGTCGCCTCGTCAGCCACCACCAACCGAGTCGGAGAAATTACTCGCTTCCCAAGACTATCAGCAGCGCGCACCCACCGATCGGAATCACCACACGGACACCGGGCAACCATCAAAAGCTTATCAACTGGGGTGGGGCTGAGGATCATCTCAACGGAATGGTCGCCTGGTGTGCGATGATGTGCCACGCATTCCCACCTGATGATGGCTGGCCACACACTCTCGTTTGACCTTAGCGAGGACAAACCCCCCCGCCACTTGCACACTTGACAATGTTGGGTCGGGTGCGTGTGCTCCGGGTGTGGATTGACCATAGAACGTTTTCCTTTTCTCACAACCTACGTCAACGCCGGGCTCAGAATGGAGAATGTGAAACGCAGCTACACACAACCACGCTACGTTACCATGGCTGCTGCCGTTGACACTCGCTCGGAGCGTGATGCTCTCTCACCACGATAAACGTGGCATGCGGCGGGAGGTGCAATTGCATCGTCGTTCGTGTACGCTTTTACTACAAACGTGATACGATCAATTGTGGTGTATCGTGTAACCTGGGAGGAAGAGGCTGAATATTTGCAACGTAACGTCCTGCGAGAGCATGCACGATCGTAACAATGTGGCGTGATCTGGAGATGAATGAAATGGATCAGAGATCAGAGATTAAATAAAGcgttttgtgtaaaaatattCAACATATCCATTTGTAGTTGAATCCGAATGCGAGTAGATTGATTTGTCGTGGAATTTGTTATCTTTTAAACAGCGTATGAAATTAGAGAAGATAACCAACTTGTTCTTTTCGCAGAGGTTGTTTTGGTAAGTATTAATCTAGGAGtaggtttccttttttctatAAATTTCTATCAGTAGTATGCCCTAAAAATTATCCATATTTCAACCAAAATTGGACCCAGAATAAAGCAAATATTCTGTACGAAACTCTCACAAAGGTATAACTACTACCGATACTTACTAATGATACCAGAACCAACTAATGGAACAGCGGTACTGGGTACAGAACAGACACTTGAAAAGGGACAAAATCCAACAAATTGGAAACAGTAACTAAAGTGATAGCCTGTAACAGGTAAAATTACTGAAACCTACCTTTGGAATAGAATCATCGTGGACTGGTAGCAACTGGACTGGGTAAATGGATGAACATTAGAATTGGCCAGGCTCAATACCCTGACTATTCTTTTGTATTCACTTCTTTTTTGTAGTAACAATCTATGTGGTTCTATTATGTTCCAAATAActaaaataaatagataaataaataataaaagtgTTAAATGCAGAATAATGACAAACACTGCTAACCTACCTCTAGGAGGATCCGTTACCCGTTTGACTGATAACGTTCGTTCCAAAACTTTCCGCTCCGTTCCGGTCGCGAAGTGTATACTCAGCCAATACGAGTCACCgacgacacgcacacacacacacactaaacccATCGCTTCTAGCCGTACGGTACGGTGTGcgttgtgtgcgcgcgcttgCGACCAAGAGTgtataaattaaattgctCCGCTCGCAGCAGAACCCACTCACGTATCAACCATTAGATTCAGCGGACCCGTACCCGTTCAATTCTCGTCCAGAGAAACGAAACCCACTTTCCAAAATCGCCGCATCGTGTCTCCGTGTGTGCCCATATGTCTCGCCATTTCACGTCTGTGTATTGCGTAGTGTTCGGGTCGCCACGGCCTAccgtttgacagttggtgttgtgttttggtACTGCATTTCGGTGTAATCGCACCAGGTGTCGAAAGCAGGAGAGAAGGAGATagagagtgcgtgtgtgtgtgactgtttcAGCAAACGACCGTGTAGCAACCGTTTTCGTCCTGGCGTCTGGTCAACAGAAAGGAATGCCCTTTAACTGCAGTCGCGATTGTGTAGGTATTCGATACCGCATCAACTCGCTGCACCAGACCTGGAAGTGGCTGCATCAGACGATCGCCCTGCACGAGTACCTGATTTCGATGAGCGCAGCTGACACGAATATCAGCAGCCGAAAGTCGCACCACCATCCACTACTGCAGCAGAAGACCATCAGcactgttgtgttgtgttgctagAGCGTAAAGAAACCCCCGTCTCAGGAACAAGGGTGCAGTTTTGTGAgttgttgtgtgtggtgctACCAGAGGTTTTATTTAAGGCATTTTATATAGTTTTAGCTACCTAGAACTAAGCCGCTAATtgtgtgtaaacaaacaaaaactctaCTCAGCCTAGCATTGCCTCAAAGCTCTAGTCAAAGACGTGccttaacaaaaaaacgcgtAAAGGACTACACAACATcattccgtgtgtgtgtgtgtgtgtgcctcgtAAAAATAGAACTTTACGTCCGTTAGCTAACAGTGAACACTGCCCCAAACATCATctcacatcatcatcaccaccttCGCGACCGTCTCAAGACGTGTGTAGCAAATAGTTCACCGAAGACTGACCAGCGAGACggatcgtgtgcgtgtgtgtgcaagaagAACGTACCCAAAACCAGTGTGTGGTGAAATATATTCCACAAACCATCGAGAAGATCGAGCCCAAGAAcattagcatttttttattatttgctgcGAACTGCGTCAATCCCCAACAGGTGTGTGTCTGCGGCGGGGCTACGAATTTGCGtatcaaaacaaagcaaccggTCAAAACATACTTCGCCGTGTCTCTGtcgcccgaaaaaaaaacaacaacacaaagaacctcgcacaaaaaaaccacgcacacacgatATAACAAAGAAAGTGCAAGCGAAACtgcgtgtgtgctgctgcgtgTGTTGGTGATTACGAgaaagcgcgtgtgtgtgcgttcaaTCAGCACAAGCGAACAGCTGGTTATCATCGGCGCTTGACTGAAGAAGAGCGGAAAAAACCCACCAACACTCTCAAGCAAGATGGCTGCCATGGTAGCGAAACGATCGCTCGGCCGGATGTACGTCCTGTCATCGGCGTCACCGGTGAGCTCGCGGCTCTTCCGCCCGGGCCAGGCGTTGTGCGCCTATTCCACCACGAAACATCCCTTCCAGGGTGGTAATGGCACCACCGAGGGGGGCAATGGTACGAGCAGTCCAACCGGCCACCTGAccatgagcagcagcagcaagcagctgTCAACGGCCGACATCAAGAAGATTCCCGACGCGGAGGTTCGCAAATCCGTCTTCATCTCGCAGTCGAACGATGTCTTCACGAACCTGGCGCTGGAGGATTGGATCTATCGGAACTTTGACCTGACCCACCATCACATACTGATGCTGTGGATTAACAAACCGTCGGTGGTGATCGGCCGGCATCAGAATCCGTTCTCGGAGACGAACGTGTCGGCACTGGCACGCAATGGGATCGAGCTGGCCCGGCGCAACAGTGGCGGCGGTGCCGTCTATCACGATCTGGGCAACCTTAACTGTACGTTCTTCATGCCGCGGGCCCGGTACGATCGGAAGTACAACCTG
Coding sequences within:
- the LOC120904769 gene encoding uncharacterized protein LOC120904769, which codes for MPFNCSRDCVGIRYRINSLHQTWKWLHQTIALHEYLISMSAADTNISSRKSHHHPLLQQKTISTVVLCC